TGGACACGTCCTCACCACAGTTGGTATACCTCACCACGGAGACCACGGAACCCCCTCCCGTGGACACGTCTTCACCACAGTTGGTATACCTCACCACGGAGACCATGGAACCCCCTCCCGTGGACACGTCCTCACCACAGTTGGTATACCTCACCACGGAGACCACGGAACCCCCTCCCATGGACACGTCCTCACCACAGTTGGCATAGCCGTCACGGAGACCACGGAACCCCCTTGCCTGGACACGTCCTCACCACAATTGGTGTACCCCACACAGAGACCACGGTACCCCTTTCCCTGGACACGTCTTTACCACAGTTGGTGTACCCCCCACGGAAACCATGGAACCCCCTCCCGTGGACATCTGTTCACCACAGTTGGTGTACCCCCCACGGAGACCACGGAACCCCCTCCCGTGGACACGTCCTCACCACAGTTGGTGTACCCCACCACGGAGACCACGGAACCCCCTCCCGTGGACACGTCCTCACCACAGTTGGTGTACCCCCCACGGAGACCACGGAACCCCGTCCCGTGGACATGTCCTCACCACAGTTGGTGTACCCCACCACGGAGACCACAGGGAACTCGCGCCTGGTGCGCTGCCGCCGCAGTAGGTGCCTCTTCTTCCGAAGCCCGTCCAGGGCCTTCCTGATCTTGGCCTCCTTCTCTTTCAGGAGACGCTGCTGCAGCTGCATGAACGATTCTCCTAAAAACACCCAAGACGGCGGGGCGGTGAGCCAGGCCGGGAAGGGCGCGGGAGCGGGCGGTGCCACTGAGGGTCCGCGGGGGCTGCTCCTCCTGCTGCGGCGTTTAGGGGCCCGGCCGCGTTCCCAGCAGTGGCCCCAACACTGTCCCTTTCCCTGAGAAAGGGCTGCGCTCGGCccggcgcggcggctcacgcctgtcatctggcactttgggaggccgaggcaggtggatcacgaggtggagagatcgagaccatcctggccaacatggggaagccccgtctctactaaaaatgcaaaaattagccaggcgtggtggcgggcgcctgcgatcccagctactcgggaggctgaggccggagaatcgcttgaacccgagaggcggaggttgcggtgagccgagatcacgccactgcactccagcctgggcaacagagcaagactccatctcaaaaagaaaaaggcttgaGCACTACGGGGGCTTCTAAGCAGGGCACGGCCGGGACGTCATTGTCAGGGGCTCAATGGGGCCCCTGTGGCATCCTAAGTCCCAGAACCTGGGAGTGGGACCCGATTTGGAAATATCATCTTTGGAGGAACTCAAGGTATCGTCCTAGGTTGGGGTTGTGTCTGGATGCAAAGATCCATGTCCTTCTTAAAAGGCGGAGCctggagtgatgtggccacaagccagggACACCTGGCGCCCCcgggagctgggagaggcagaaggAGCCTCTGGAGGCTTTTGGTGTCCAGGATGGGCTGGCAcagatttctgctgttttaatACCCACTTTGTGGCTACGTGTGTCGGCAAAACCTCACAGAACCACCACCATCTCCCGTGTCCTCAGCCGTGACCAGGACACGGAGCCCCCAGCCGGCCCGTGGCCGGTCGGAATCCTTCAGGGCCGCTGCCGACAACCCGCGTCCTCAGGACGCCCCGGGGCTCCGCACCCGGCCAGAGTTACCTGACCCCATGATGTAGCGGGAGCCGGATCCTCCTCGGTGAAGGTGGGCGACGTCCCTTTGCAGGTTCGACCTGGCGTGGGAACAGGAGGGGTTCACTCTCCAGGGAAGCTCTCTCCCTCCCAGGAGAAGTCGAGGTGAAGGTGAAGGAGGCCGTGAGCCCGGGACACCCACAGGTGGTGCAGGCATCCTAGAGCCTGGCCCCTGGTCTGAGTGGGTGTCCCAGAGCCTGGCCCCTGGTCTGAGTGGGTGTCCCAGAGCCTGGCCCCTGGTCCGAGTGGGCGTCCGAGACCCTGGCCCCTGTCTCGGTGGATGGATCTTTGCATCCTGGCGCCcacaggagctgggagaggcaggaagggtcCTCCCCCCAGAGCTTCCGGAGGGAACTGGATGATTCCGTTTTAATGGCTTAAATAGCGATGCCCCAGATAGATGTTTATGTCTCGTTTCCCAGGCCCTGTCAACGGGACGTTATTTAGAAATAAGTTCTCTGCAAATGCAATTacttaaggatcttgagatgacgTCACCGTGGATCAGGGAAAGCCTGAAATCGGATGACAAGTGTCCTTCTGAGAGACAAGAGGACACTCAGACACAGAGGAGGAACGTACGTGGAGATGGAGGCGGACACTGCAGGGATGAGGCCGCGAGCCAGGGACACCCGGCGCCCCcgggagctgggagaggcaggaaggagcctcCAGAGGGAAGTGGATACAACCGTATTGGATTGAACAGCAGACCCCGGAAAGATCAGTCCACATCCTAAAGCCCAGGACCTGTGAATTACGGGGGGCCTCCGAGTGGAAATGAGGAGCTGCTGTTGTTGGGGCTCCACTGGGCGTGTACCTCACACGCTGTGAGTGAGATGTATCCCAGGCTGAGGGGACCTACCTAGCGGGgagcggggtggggtggggtggggagacagaGCCCCCACGGTGCTGTTCTGACTGTCATATACCCCCCAAAACCAGCACACATGTGAGTACAGAACGGAGGGGCTGCAGGGTGGGCGTGACGGTTGGCCTGGGCGTCCCGCGGTACCTGAGGAGCGGGATCTCTGCCAGGGCCACCTGCAGCCGGGCCTCCTCCGTGCGCGCGTTACAGCGGAAAATGTGCAGGACGACCGTGAAGCGGTCAAACACCTCCAGGCCCCAGGCGGCTTCCAGTTCTTTCTAGAGAAGGAGAGGGTGACACGGggacggcggctcacgcctgcaatcccagcactttgggaggacgaggcgggcggatcacctgaggtcaggagttcgagaccggcctggccaaaatactgaaatcccgtctctactaaaaatacaaaaaaaaaaaaatgagccgggcgcggCGGCGGGCGCCTGtcatcccggctactcgggaggctgaggcgggagaatcgcttgaacccgggaggcggaggttgccgtgggCCGAGATtgttgagtgacagagtgacactctctCAAACAGAAAAGGAGAGAGCAAATGAGAAGCCAGAGGGGAAAGGCCAGGACCTGGTGGCCAGACTCACAGGGACGGGGACGTTCCATAATGCCTTGAAGCCACCGTGACCCCATCTGGCCCCTGCCCGGCGGGACGCTCTGACGTCCACTCCTTCACCGCGTGGAACGTGGACGCAAACAGCAAAGCCACGTCTGGGATACCTTGGTCGGGGCAGCCATCCTCTCCACATTCAGGAAGACGCACGTGATGTCTGGAGATCGGCGGATCCTCTCTAGAGAAAGGGGGGGGTCCCGTCAGCGGCCGGACGTCCAGGCATGTGGACGGCGGGACGAGCCACGAGCCCTTTGCGGGGTGCGGCGTGCGGGGCGCGCAGTTCACAGACGTCCCCGACTTCCTGAGCACCAGACCCAGGATCCAGGAAATCAGCGTCGGAGGCGGCTGTCTCTAGGGGTGTGTGTTTCACGTACACAGGTGTGTACACGGTGAACACATCGTGGCGCAGACACACAAGGTAAACACATCCCAACAGGGACACAcgtcacacacatgcacacatggtaAACGCATCccagcagacacacacatacacacacacacacacggggaaCACATCCCGACAGGGACAGACCCACGGTGGACACATCGCGgtggtgacacacacacacacacacacacacacacacggtgaacaCATCCTGACAGGGACAGAGGCACACAGTGGACACATCGCAGTGGGGACACACACAGTGAGCACATCACAGtgggacacacacatacatggtgaacacacggtgggccagacacacacacacacacacacacggtgaacacacggtgggccagacacacacacacacacggtgaacacacggggccagacacacacacacatacacggtgAACACacggggccagacacacacacacatacacggtgAACACacggggccagacacacacacacacagacacacacacacacagacacacacacatacatggtgaacacacggtgggccagacacacacacacacagacacacacacatacacggtgAACACacggggccagacacacacacagacacacacacacacagacacacacacatacatggtgaacacacggtgggccagacacacacacacacagacacacacacacacggtgaacacacggggccagacacacacacagacacacacacacacagacacacacacatacatggtgaacacacggtgggccagacacacacacacacacacatggtgaACACacgggccagacacacacacacacagacacacacacacagacacacacacatacatggtgaacacacggtgggccagacacacacacacacagacacacacacacacggggaaCACATCCCGACAGGGACAGACCCACGGTGGACACATCGCGgtggtgacacacacacacacacacacacacacacacggtgggccagacacacacacatacacggtgAACACACGctgggccagacacacacacatacacggtgaacacacggtgggccagacacacacacacacacacacatggtgaACATACGGTGGGCCAGACATACACGGTGAACACAcggtgggccagacacacacacatacacggtgaacacacggtgggccagacacacacacacacacacacacacacacacacacggtgggccagacacacacacccatacacggtgaacacacggtgggccagacacacacacacacacacacacacacacacggtgaacatacggtgggccagacacacacggtgaacacacggtgggccagacacacacacacacacacagtgaacacaaggtgggccagacacacacacacacacacacacacagtgaacacacggtgggccagacacacacacacacacagtgaacacacggtgggccagacacacacacacacacacacacacagagtgaacACAaggtgggccagacacacacacacacacagtgaacacaaggtgggccagacacacacacacacagacacagtgaacacacggtgggccagacacacacacacacacacacacacacggtgaacacacggtgggccagacacacacacacacacacacacagagtgaatACAaggtgggccagacacacacacacacacacagtgaacacaaggtgggccagacacacacacacacacacacacacagagtgaacACAaggtgggccagacacacacacacacagacacagtgaacacacggtgggccagacacacacacacacacacacagtgaacacaaggtgggccagacacacacacacacagacacagtgaacacacggtgggccagacacacacacacacacacacacacacacggtgaacacaaggtgggccagacacacacacacacacacacacacacacacacacacacggtgaacaCATCCCAGCCCAGCTGAGATGCCTCTGAGTCAGGCAGGGAAGCAGACTCCCGCCTCGGGTACTTAGTGGGTTACTTAGTAGCAGTTAGTAGGGTCTTCCCCCCTCTGCTCTGTAAGCCGCAGGGTCAAAAACCTGGAAGCACAGGGCCCCACGCAGGACCCCACGCTAAGAGGGTGCGTGGAGTGGGGACACAGGTCCGGCCTCCCATCCCTCCGGCTCCTCCTGACGTGGGCTCCCAGCTCACCTGGACCAGCCACTCCAGGGACTGCTTCCCCTCTGGCCCAGTGAGACCCCCCCGTCCTTCCAGGCCTCTGGGCTGAATGTTCTCAGGAGCGGCGGATGGGAAAGGAGGTTTGGGGAAGGCACAGGTGTGGACGGACTCACCTGTCAGGTGCTCCAAGTTCCCTTTGCCAAACACGAGCTTCTTGTCCGGGGTTTTGGTGGACACGACCATCGTCTGCACCACGGACCAGCCGTCCAGCGTGTGCACCAGGGCTGTGGCCTCTGCTACCTGCCACTCAGCTGCGGGGACACAAGGGCCACCGTTAAGGACACCTCCTTTTGGGGTAGGCCTGGCGCCCCGTCCACTCCTGCCCGGGGGTGGCCTCCTCCTGGCCTTGACCTCTAAGTAGGCATCTGGCCGGGGAAGGACGCTGCAGCCACCACGGGACATGAGGGCTCCCCACCCTGCCTTATATAAGATTTGGGGTCCAGACGGACGCAGCAGGGAACTGGGGAGCTAGGGGTGGTCAGGGATGACTCAGGAACCACGGGCAGGGTTgaggggagaggcaggaggtCTGGGCGCTGTTCTGAGCAGTTTGGGGCTTCCGCTGTCCCGAGAGTTGCCCATTTTGGAAAATACTCGCGAAGGAGAACAGCTCATCGGCTACAGGGGCTTCAGGGAAGATGTCAACATGCTTGAGACTCTGGCACCTGCAGTGACTGAGGGATTTGGATTCGTCCTGGGGCAGTGGGGCGGGGGGCTGGACCCTGATGGTCTGCTGGACGCCCTCCCTTCCCTGAGCCCCAAAACACCGTGCCTGCCTCGAATCCAGGGCAACAGAAAAGGGGTCTCTTCACCAACACCCCGCCCACCTCACCTCACCCCAGGGGCTTCTCCCCATAAGCTCCGCCCAGCCCGTGAACCACTAGGCTCCTCCCCCAAAGCCCCTCCCATACACTTCTACCTATGAGATCCCTCCGCCCCATAAGCCCCGCCCTTTCAACATTAGCTCCTCCCCTGAAGCCACGCCCATGCGCCTCCATCTATGAAATCCTCCCCTCAGAGCCCCGCCCCTTTAAAGCCACGCCCTTGCATCTCCACCCATCACTCTACTCAGAGCCTCGCCCCCTGAAGCCACGCCCCCTACGTCGCCCCTTGAGATCTTCCCCCTCAAAGCACCCACCCCTGTGTCTCCGCCTATTAGAGCCTCCCGTCAGCGCCCACCCCGGCTCCTCCACCAATCAGCTTGTCCCCAGAGCCCCGCCCCTGAATCTCCACCTATGAGATCGTCCCATCAGCGCCCAGCCCCTGCGCCGCCACCACAGAGACCCTCCCCGCAGGGGCCCGCCCGGAGATCATCAGCTCCTGTTTCTCCCCTGCAACCCCCGCCGCGGTCACCTCGCGTCATCTGCGGCTTCCCCGGGCCCCACTTGACATCGGGGTGGACCAGAAACACGCGCTGGGTCCCCGCCGGCAGCAGAGGTTCCCTCTGCAGCAGCTCCTCCTCTGCGTCGTCGTCCGCGTCTTCCGGTTCCTCCTCGTCCTCTCCCGGGCAGCTTCGACCTCCGTCCGCCCGCAGGCCCCGCCCTCGGCCCCATGGCCCCTCCGGATTCCCGGGGCCCCCGCGGCCGAAAGCGGCGAGACCGCGCGCGGGGCAGGATGGCGCGGGTGCCTTCGGTGTCGGGCGGCCGCGGCACACGGGGGAGAGCCGGAGCCGCGGGCGTACGGCGGCCCGTAGGGCCCACATAGCGCGTCTAGCGGCTGCGCGATGGGGCGGGGATGCCCGAGGCCCGCTCCTCGTCACGTGCTCATGATTGGCGTTCGGCCGGGACGGGCTCCCCAGCGCCACGCCCCGGCACGGGTCGTGCGTCTCATTGGAGGTTCCGTATCAAGTGCTGCTGATTGGCGTGTGCCGCGGGCGGGAAGGCGGGGCTGAGCAGCTTTTTGATTGGCATGCGGCCGGGGCGGCCTCATTGGCACCACCCCCCGGCACGGGACGTGCTCTTCATTGGTCGTCCCGCGTCACGCGCTGGTGATTGGCGTGTGCCGCGGGCGGGGAAGGCGGGGCCGAACAGCTTTTTGATTGGCATGCAGCCGGGGCGGCCTCATTGGCACCACCCCCCGGCACGGGGCGTGCTCCTCATTGGTCGTCTCGCGTCACGCGCTGGTGATTGGCGTGTGCCGCGGGCGGGGAAGGCGGGGCCGAGCAGCTTTTTGATTGGCGTCCGGCGGGGCGGGCTCCCCAGCGCCGCTCCCCGGCACGGGGCTGATCCTCATTGGTCGTGCCGCGTCACGTGCTGGTGATTGGCGTGTGCCGCGTGCAGGGAAGGCGGGGCCGAGCAGCTTTTTGTTCCGCGTGGGCCGCTCCCGCAGGACCCACCACCAGCTGCAATCGCCGCATCGGTGGGCGCCGGACCCCGGTTCTCCACGGCGCTGCTGTCACCCGCCGAGCCCTCGCTCCCGTCCCGCGCGGGGTGGGGGGATCCAAGTGCCATTGCACCGTCCCCACCGCCGTTCAGGGGACCCCGCGTCTGCCGTGGGGGCTCGAGTCCCGCCCTGGGGGGTCCAGACGCCGCTGAGGGGTCCCCAGGTTTGTCTTGGGGGCTCGAGTCCCGCCCGGGGGGTCCGGATGCCGTTCAGGGGTCGCCACGTCTCTCCTGGGGGTTGAGTCGCGCCCAGGGGATCCCTACGTCTGTCTTGGGGGCTCGAGTGGTGCGTTGGGGGGTCCCTGGTGTGGTCAGGGGGTCCCCATGTGTGTCTTGGGGGCCTGAGTCCAGCTTTGGGGGTCCTGGATGCCGCCCGGGGTTTCCCCGCGTTTGCCTTGGGGGCTCCAGGACCATCTTGGGGGTCCCAGACGCTGCCCAGGGGTCCCCACGTTTGTCTTGGGGGCTCGAGTCTCGCCCTGGGGGTCCCGGACGCCTCCCAGGAGTCCCCACGTCTGCTGTGGGGGTTCGAGTCTCGGTCTGGGGGTCCCGGATGGCGCCCAGGAGTCCCCACGTCTGCTGTGGGGGTTCGAGTCTCACCCTGGGGGTCCCGGATGGCGCCCAGGAGTCCCCACGTCTGCTGTGGGGGTTCGAGTCTCGGTCTGGGGGTCCCGGATGGCGCCCAGGAGTCCCCACGTCTGCTGTGGGGGTTCGAGTCTCGCCCTGGGGGTCCCGGATGGCGCCCAGGAGTCCCCACGTCTGCTGTGGGGGTTCGAGTCTCGGTCTGGGGGTCCCGGATGGCGCCCAGGAGTCCCCACGTCTGCTGTGGGGGTTCGAGTCTCGGTCTGGGGGTCCCGGATGGCGCCCAGGAGTCCCCACGTCTGCTGTGGGGGTTCGAGTCTCACCCTGGGGGTCCCGGATGGCGCCCAGGAGTCCCCACATCTGCTGTGGGGGTTCGAGTCTCACCCTGGGGGTCCCGGATGGCGCCCAGGAGTCCCCACGTCTGCTGTGGGGGTTCGAGTCTCACCCTGGGGGTCCCGGGTGGCGTCCAGGAGTCCCCACATCTGCTGTGGGGGTTCGAGTCTCGGTCTGGGGGTCCCGGATGGCGCCCAGGAGTCCCCACATCTGCTGTGGGGGTTCGAGTCTCACCCTGGGGGTCCCGGATGGCGCCCAGGAGTCCCCACGTCTGATGTGGGGGTTCGAGTGTCGGTCTGGGGGTCCCGGGTGGCGCCCAGGAGTCCCCACGTCTTCTGTGGGGGTTCGAGTCTCACCCTGGGGGTCCCGGGTGGCGTCCAGGAGTCCCCACGTCTGATGTGGGGGTTCGAGTGTCGGTCTGGGGGTCCCGGGTGGCGCCCAGGAGTCCCCACGTCTGCCTTGGGCCTGGAGTCCAGCCCAGGGGTCCCTGAGTCTACACTGGAGGCTGGAATCCAGCCCTGACGGTCTTCCCTGCTGCCTGGGGGGCTTGGATGGGATCCAGGGAGGCTGAGTCCAGCCTGGGGAgctccaggctgcagggcaggggcgcgatctcggctccctgcagcctccgcctcccgggttcaagccgcacccggctagtttttgtattttcagtggagacgaCGTTTCATCCTGTGgtcgaggctggtctcgaactcctgaccttgttgtgatcgccccgcctcggcctcccaaagtgctgcggtgACAGGCGGGAGCCGCCAGGCCCGGCCGGATTCAGATTCTTTTTAACACTGGTGAAGTCAGAattggggtgtgggtgtgtgtgtgtgtggggccGGGGGGGGGGTGTGGGGGTGCCCGTGTTGGGGGAGGGTGTGTGTCTGGAGCGGTGTGGGGGGCATAgaatgtgtgtggggtgtgtgtgcatgttgtatgtgtacgtgtgtgggtggggggtgttgtgggggtggggggtgttgTGGGGGATGTGTAATGGGTTTGTGGtgtttgggtgtgtgtggggggtgtgggggggttgtgggtgggtgtggggttGCGAAGAGTGGGGTTGTGTCTAGGATGTGGGGTTGTGTGTGTGCGGTGgctgtgtggtgtgtttgtgtgtgtctgtgtgggtgtgtgtctgggggggtgtatgtgtgtggggtgtgtgtccGGAGTGGGTGTGGGGTGTTGTGAGGCTGTGGGGGATGTGTAATGGGTTTCTGGTGttagggtgtgtgtgggggggtgtagGTGCGTGTGGGGTTGCGAACTTTGGGGTTGTGTGTAGGGTGTGGggttgtgtgtgtggggtggttGTGTGGTCcgtttctgtgtgtatgtgtgggtgggtgtatgtgtgtggggtgcatgttgtggggtgtgtgtccggggtgtgtgtgggtggtgtgggggtgtgtgggttttgtgtgtgtgcctggggtgtgtgatgtgtgtgtggatgtgtgttgGGAATATGTGAGATGTGCGTTGGGGGTGGTTGTGTGGGGCACTGGGCGGGGCGCggggtgtgtgtgtccatgtggctttgtgtgtgttgggtgtgtgagggtatgtgtgtgtggggaatGTGGCTGTGAGTCCGTGTGTGTGGGGTTGTGTCTGTGTGTCCGTGTGGCTTTGTGTGTATTGGGTGTGTATGAGGGTGTGTGTCCGTGTggctttgtatgtgtgtgtgtgtgtgtggctttgtgtgttggtgtgtgaGAGTATGTGTGCATGGGgaatgtggctgtgtgtgtgagtcCGTGTGTGGTTGTGTCCCTGTGGCtttgtgtgttgggtgtgtgagGGTATGTGTGCGTGCAGGGAATGTGACTGTGTGTGAGTCCGTGTgtatgtggttgtgtgtgtgtgagtccgtgtgtgtgtgtgtccctgtggctttgtgtgtgttgggtgtgtgagGGTATGTGTGCATGCGGGGAATGTGACTGTGTGAGTCCGTGTgtatgtggttgtgtgtgtggggAATGTGGCTGTGAGTccgtgtgtgtggttgtgtgtgtgtgtctgtgtggcttTGTGTGTATTGGGTGTGTATGAGGGTGTGTGTCCGTGTGgctttgtatgtgtgtggtgttgtgtgtgtggctttgtgtgttgggtgtgtgagtgtgcatggggaatgtggctgtgtgtgtgagtcCGTGTGT
This genomic interval from Callithrix jacchus isolate 240 chromosome Y, calJac240_pri, whole genome shotgun sequence contains the following:
- the LOC100397261 gene encoding putative GTP-binding protein 6 isoform X2 codes for the protein MWALRAAVRPRLRLSPVCRGRPTPKAPAPSCPARGLAAFGRGGPGNPEGPWGRGRGLRADGGRSCPGEDEEEPEDADDDAEEELLQREPLLPAGTQRVFLVHPDVKWGPGKPQMTRAEWQVAEATALVHTLDGWSVVQTMVVSTKTPDKKLVFGKGNLEHLTERIRRSPDITCVFLNVERMAAPTKKELEAAWGLEVFDRFTVVLHIFRCNARTEEARLQVALAEIPLLRSNLQRDVAHLHRGGSGSRYIMGSGESFMQLQQRLLKEKEAKIRKALDGLRKKRHLLRRQRTRREFPVVSVVGYTNCGKTTLIKALTGDAALQPRDQLFATLDVTAHAGTLPSRLTVLYVDTIGFLSQLPHGLIESFSATLEDVAHSDLILHVRDVSHPEAELQKASVVSTLRGLRLPAPLLDSMLEVHNKVDLVPGYHATEPNVVPVSALLGHGLQELKAELDAAVLKATGRQVLTLRVRLAGAQLSYSGVAEAGEWLEPGRRSL
- the LOC100397261 gene encoding putative GTP-binding protein 6 isoform X1; its protein translation is MWALRAAVRPRLRLSPVCRGRPTPKAPAPSCPARGLAAFGRGGPGNPEGPWGRGRGLRADGGRSCPGEDEEEPEDADDDAEEELLQREPLLPAGTQRVFLVHPDVKWGPGKPQMTRAEWQVAEATALVHTLDGWSVVQTMVVSTKTPDKKLVFGKGNLEHLTERIRRSPDITCVFLNVERMAAPTKKELEAAWGLEVFDRFTVVLHIFRCNARTEEARLQVALAEIPLLRSNLQRDVAHLHRGGSGSRYIMGSGESFMQLQQRLLKEKEAKIRKALDGLRKKRHLLRRQRTRREFPVVSVVGYTNCGKTTLIKALTGDAALQPRDQLFATLDVTAHAGTLPSRLTVLYVDTIGFLSQLPHGLIESFSATLEDVAHSDLILHVRDVSHPEAELQKASVVSTLRGLRLPAPLLDSMLEVHNKVDLVPGYHATEPNVVPVSALLGHGLQELKAELDAAVLKATGRQVLTLRVRLAGAQLSWLHEEATVQQVDVIPQDGAADVRVVISHSAYGKFRKLFPG